The following coding sequences are from one Osmia bicornis bicornis chromosome 2, iOsmBic2.1, whole genome shotgun sequence window:
- the LOC114877172 gene encoding amino acid transporter AVT1B isoform X1: MNNERLPLLFKDSANSDLSLLFATLCVIDIFGVFPIIALPRSIVQCGLYGIPLVLVVFALQIYTAVLLGKSWTIATTLDPQISRKNRHPLAAVTELTLGPRARTLVTIILDLAVFGCSIPNLLVASQNLQLFGLKVSSQRFDLSFCYWLLIVGLLLCPIMWLGSPRDMKILASFSSTMVILTAVLIWWCIITDDRELNTTPIPVSPTWDKLISGYGMLAFQFDVHPTLMTVQVDMRRPQDINKAVIISFLVSGSLFVVTTSLAIWKYGGSTAANVLQMVPGNIMMSAAILFAAVQLCLSSALGHSALFQDLEDQCNIQRTFGWKRCAIRSAVVFLGVAVGESVPRFDIVMALIGGSLTGPLVFVLPPLMYSKAIALKIRSMRPLTPEIYSNSERRRGNEGVPNAEYHRYSYFYYDDLEEEFEEIVDYDDTLSSAKTSEEFLMTRRSNNDHEPIFIDANRPFKVCRRTTVSEESVPRVKMNCNFRRWNQWFSYLVVLFGIVVTISSTYINVKNTIRYVQFTPPCIVNVSVVQNSV, encoded by the exons ATGAATAACGAGAGACTGCCGCTACTTTTCAAAGACTCTGCTAACTCGGATCTGTCGCTTTTATTCGCTACATTGTGCGTTATCGACATTTTCGGCGTTTTTCCGATCATCGCATTACCACGCTCGATTGTGCAATGCG GATTGTACGGGATTCCCTTAGTCCTTGTTGTATTTGCTTTGCAAATTTACACAGCCGTTCTTCTTGGAAAATCATGGACAATTGCAACTACTTTAGATCCACAGATTTCACGAAAAAATCG GCATCCTCTTGCTGCAGTGACCGAATTAACATTGGGTCCTCGGGCAAGGACCTTGGTCACTATAATCCTGGATCTTGCAGTATTTGGTTGCAGCATACCTAATTTACTGGTTG CTTCACAGAATTTGCAGTTATTTGGATTGAAAGTATCGAGCCAACGATTTGATTTATCTTTTTGTTACTGGCTTTTAATTGTGGGTCTTCTATTATGTCCAATTATGTGGCTGGGTAGTCCACGCGATATGAA GATATTGGcttcattttcttctacaATGGTCATACTAACAGCAGTATTAATCTGGTGGTGTATAATTACCGATGACCGTGAACTGAATACCACACCGATACCCGTTTCTCCTACCTGGGACAAATTAATTTCTGG ATACGGCATGCTGGCATTTCAATTTGACGTTCATCCGACCTTGATGACAGTGCAAGTAGACATGCGTCGTCCGCAGGATATCAATAAAGCAGTTATAATTTCCTTCTTAG TTAGCGGTTCGTTATTTGTCGTTACCACTAGCTTGGCCATTTGGAAGTATGGAGGCAGTACAGCAGCTAATGTTCTTCAAATGGTACCAGGAAATATCATGATGAGTGCTGCTATTCTATTCGCTGCTGTTCAACTTTGTTTATCAAGTGCTCTTGGTCATTCGGCTCTTTTTCAGGATCTGGAAGATCAATGCAACATTCAGAGAA CTTTCGGATGGAAGAGATGTGCCATACGATCAGCTGTTGTATTCCTTGGAGTGGCTGTTGGGGAATCTGTGCCAAGATTTGATATTGTGATGGCTCTAATCGGAGGATCCTTAACTGGTCCGTTAGTTTTTGTACTCCCTCCATTAATGTACTCTAAAGCTATTGCTTTAAAAATAAGGTCTATGAGACCTTTGACCCCTGAAATATATTCAAATTCTGAAAGACGTCGAGGCAACGAAG GCGTACCTAACGCTGAGTATCATCGATAttcgtatttttattatgACGATTTGGAAGAAGAATTTGAAGAAATCGTAGATTACGACGATACTCTAAGCAGTGCAAAGACCAGCGAAGAGTTTTTAATGACCAGAAGAAGTAATAATGATCATGAACCGATATTTATAGATGCTAATCGACCATTTAAAGTCTGCAGAAGAACAACAGTTTCTGAAGAATCAGTTCCAAGAGTAAAAATGAATTGCAATTTTCGAAGATGGAATCAGTGGTTCAGTTATTTAGTTGTATTATTCGGTATCGTTGTTACAATTTCTTCCACATATATTAACGTTAAAAATACTATTCGTTACGTACAATTCACACCGCCGTGCATCGTGAACGTCTCCGTAGTGCAAAATTCTGTATAA
- the LOC114877176 gene encoding uncharacterized protein LOC114877176 has product MAAAGSTNSGTIFQKLGLKPITKCSLVKFYAPAFGVASYTALSVNVMNPSLVIRVFPKKDITNFLLGSALLGTGSYIYTRDHMKAATIDAKIIYSTTGAVLLSFGSVLIWAVLRSVVPPNPTLCTIIGIASGITFIKIGSTYLDFVDGQIQKK; this is encoded by the exons ATGGCTGCTGCAGGAAGCACGAACTCCGgcacaatttttcaaaaactcGGTTTAAAACCGATTACAAAATGCAGTCTCGTTAAATTTTACGCTCCTGCTTTCGGTGTCGCTTCGTACACCGCATTATCCGTTAATGTAATGAATCCAAGTCTTGTCATCAG aGTTTTTCCAAAAAAAGACATCACAAACTTTTTATTGGGAAGTGCTCTCCTTGGTACTGGCTCGTACATATATACTAGAGACCATATGAAAGCTGCTACAATTGATGCAAAGATAATATACAG tACTACCGGTGCTGTATTGTTGAGCTTTGGATCAGTTTTAATATGGGCAGTTTTGCGATCTGTGGTACCACCTAATCCTACTTTGTGTACAATAATTGGCATTGCTTCTGGAATTACATTCATTAAGATTGGTTCTACTTATTTGGATTTTGTTGATGGAcaaatacaaaagaaatag
- the LOC114877175 gene encoding probable pyruvate dehydrogenase E1 component subunit alpha, mitochondrial isoform X1 → MIPNCIRNIGAQTSKRNFGSWNEVVSYFFNKKNNYATEASFDTKPFRLHKLDSGPSTHVTVTRDEALDLYRKLHTIRRMETAAGNLYKEKIVRGFCHLYSGQEACAVGIKAALRSQDAVITAYRAHGWTYLMGIEPFGVLAELTGRKSGNAKGKGGSMHMYCKNFYGGNGIVGAQVPLGVGIAFAQKYMNNGGVCVALYGDGAANQGQVFEVYNMAKLWDVPCIFVCENNGYGMGTSVDRASASTDYHTRGDYIPGIWVDGMDVLAVREATRFAVDFCTSGKGPIILEAVTYRYSGHSMSDPGTSYRTREEVQEVRQTRDPITGFKERILNSNLITQEEIKTMENEIRKMVDDAVKAAKADSEIPANELTADIYANCVEKEIRNITPFNPLSHTRLGPAVNA, encoded by the exons atgattCCGAACTGCATCAGAAATATAGGCGCGCAAACCTCAAAGCGAAAC TTCGGAAGCTGGAATGAG GTGGTATCTTATTTcttcaacaaaaaaaataattatgcCACAGAGGCTTCATTTGATACAAAACCTTTTCGATTACACAAACTGGACAGTGGGCCATCCACTCATGTTACTGTCACCAGAGATGAAGCTCTAGATCTGTATAGAAAATTACATACAATTCGTCGTATGGAAACAGCAGCAGGAAATTTgtacaaagaaaaaattgttagAGGTTTCTGTCATTTGTATTCAGGCCAG GAAGCTTGTGCTGTTGGTATAAAGGCAGCTCTTCGGTCACAAGATGCTGTCATCACAGCCTACCGAGCTCATGGATGGACTTACTTAATGGGAATAGAACCATTTGGTGTATTAGCTGAATTGACCGGTAGAAAAAGTGGCAATGCAAAGGGTAAAGGTGGATCTATGCACATGTATTGTAAAAACTTTTATGGTGGAAATGGCATTGTCGGTGCTCAA GTGCCATTAGGAGTTGGAATTGCCTTTGCTCAAAAATACATGAACAATGGAGGAGTGTGTGTAGCACTTTATGGAGATGGTGCAGCTAATCAAGGACAAGTATTTGAAGTATATAATATGGCCAAATTGTGGGATGTTCCTTGTATTTTTGTTTGTGAAAACAATGGATATGGTATGGGTACTAGCGTTGATCGTGCTTCCGCAAGTACAGACTATCATACAAGAGGAGACTACATTCCTGGAATTTGG gTGGATGGTATGGATGTACTGGCAGTTAGGGAAGCTACAAGATTTGCTGTAGATTTTTGTACATCTGGCAAAGGTCCTATTATCTTGGAAGCTGTAACTTACAGATATAGTGGACACAGTATGTCAGATCCTGGAACAAGTTATCGTACAAGAGAAGAAGTTCAAGAAGTAAGACAGACCAGAGATCCTATCACTGGTTTCAAAGAACGAATACTGAATTCTAATCTTATTACCCAAGAAGAAATAAAG ACgatggaaaatgaaataagaaaaatggtCGATGACGCTGTGAAAGCCGCGAAAGCAGATTCTGAAATTCCAGCGAACGAACTTACTGCCGATATTTATGCCAATTgtgtagaaaaagaaattcgtaACATAACTCCATTTAATCCTCTGTCACACACGAGGCTAGGTCCAGCTGTTAATGCCTAA
- the LOC114877172 gene encoding amino acid transporter AVT1D isoform X2, whose amino-acid sequence MNNERLPLLFKDSANSDLSLLFATLCVIDIFGVFPIIALPRSIVQCGLYGIPLVLVVFALQIYTAVLLGKSWTIATTLDPQISRKNRHPLAAVTELTLGPRARTLVTIILDLAVFGCSIPNLLVASQNLQLFGLKVSSQRFDLSFCYWLLIVGLLLCPIMWLGSPRDMKILASFSSTMVILTAVLIWWCIITDDRELNTTPIPVSPTWDKLISGYGMLAFQFDVHPTLMTVQVDMRRPQDINKAVIISFLVSGSLFVVTTSLAIWKYGGSTAANVLQMVPGNIMMSAAILFAAVQLCLSSALGHSALFQDLEDQCNIQRTFGWKRCAIRSAVVFLGVAVGESVPRFDIVMALIGGSLTGVPNAEYHRYSYFYYDDLEEEFEEIVDYDDTLSSAKTSEEFLMTRRSNNDHEPIFIDANRPFKVCRRTTVSEESVPRVKMNCNFRRWNQWFSYLVVLFGIVVTISSTYINVKNTIRYVQFTPPCIVNVSVVQNSV is encoded by the exons ATGAATAACGAGAGACTGCCGCTACTTTTCAAAGACTCTGCTAACTCGGATCTGTCGCTTTTATTCGCTACATTGTGCGTTATCGACATTTTCGGCGTTTTTCCGATCATCGCATTACCACGCTCGATTGTGCAATGCG GATTGTACGGGATTCCCTTAGTCCTTGTTGTATTTGCTTTGCAAATTTACACAGCCGTTCTTCTTGGAAAATCATGGACAATTGCAACTACTTTAGATCCACAGATTTCACGAAAAAATCG GCATCCTCTTGCTGCAGTGACCGAATTAACATTGGGTCCTCGGGCAAGGACCTTGGTCACTATAATCCTGGATCTTGCAGTATTTGGTTGCAGCATACCTAATTTACTGGTTG CTTCACAGAATTTGCAGTTATTTGGATTGAAAGTATCGAGCCAACGATTTGATTTATCTTTTTGTTACTGGCTTTTAATTGTGGGTCTTCTATTATGTCCAATTATGTGGCTGGGTAGTCCACGCGATATGAA GATATTGGcttcattttcttctacaATGGTCATACTAACAGCAGTATTAATCTGGTGGTGTATAATTACCGATGACCGTGAACTGAATACCACACCGATACCCGTTTCTCCTACCTGGGACAAATTAATTTCTGG ATACGGCATGCTGGCATTTCAATTTGACGTTCATCCGACCTTGATGACAGTGCAAGTAGACATGCGTCGTCCGCAGGATATCAATAAAGCAGTTATAATTTCCTTCTTAG TTAGCGGTTCGTTATTTGTCGTTACCACTAGCTTGGCCATTTGGAAGTATGGAGGCAGTACAGCAGCTAATGTTCTTCAAATGGTACCAGGAAATATCATGATGAGTGCTGCTATTCTATTCGCTGCTGTTCAACTTTGTTTATCAAGTGCTCTTGGTCATTCGGCTCTTTTTCAGGATCTGGAAGATCAATGCAACATTCAGAGAA CTTTCGGATGGAAGAGATGTGCCATACGATCAGCTGTTGTATTCCTTGGAGTGGCTGTTGGGGAATCTGTGCCAAGATTTGATATTGTGATGGCTCTAATCGGAGGATCCTTAACTG GCGTACCTAACGCTGAGTATCATCGATAttcgtatttttattatgACGATTTGGAAGAAGAATTTGAAGAAATCGTAGATTACGACGATACTCTAAGCAGTGCAAAGACCAGCGAAGAGTTTTTAATGACCAGAAGAAGTAATAATGATCATGAACCGATATTTATAGATGCTAATCGACCATTTAAAGTCTGCAGAAGAACAACAGTTTCTGAAGAATCAGTTCCAAGAGTAAAAATGAATTGCAATTTTCGAAGATGGAATCAGTGGTTCAGTTATTTAGTTGTATTATTCGGTATCGTTGTTACAATTTCTTCCACATATATTAACGTTAAAAATACTATTCGTTACGTACAATTCACACCGCCGTGCATCGTGAACGTCTCCGTAGTGCAAAATTCTGTATAA
- the LOC114877172 gene encoding amino acid transporter AVT1B isoform X3, which yields MNNERLPLLFKDSANSDLSLLFATLCVIDIFGVFPIIALPRSIVQCGLYGIPLVLVVFALQIYTAVLLGKSWTIATTLDPQISRKNRHPLAAVTELTLGPRARTLVTIILDLAVFGCSIPNLLVASQNLQLFGLKVSSQRFDLSFCYWLLIVGLLLCPIMWLGSPRDMKILASFSSTMVILTAVLIWWCIITDDRELNTTPIPVSPTWDKLISGYGMLAFQFDVHPTLMTVQVDMRRPQDINKAVIISFLVSGSLFVVTTSLAIWKYGGSTAANVLQMVPGNIMMSAAILFAAVQLCLSSALGHSALFQDLEDQCNIQRTFGWKRCAIRSAVVFLGVAVGESVPRFDIVMALIGGSLTGPLVFVLPPLMYSKAIALKIRSMRPLTPEIYSNSERRRGNEGMSTDPRIHSRSIYYGVLGVPNAEYHRYSYFYYDDLEEEFEEIVDYDDTLSSAKTSEEFLMTRRSNNDHEPIFIDANRPFKVCRRTTVSEESVPRVKMNCNFRRWNQWFSYLVVLFGIVVTISSTYINVKNTIRYVQFTPPCIVNVSVVQNSV from the exons ATGAATAACGAGAGACTGCCGCTACTTTTCAAAGACTCTGCTAACTCGGATCTGTCGCTTTTATTCGCTACATTGTGCGTTATCGACATTTTCGGCGTTTTTCCGATCATCGCATTACCACGCTCGATTGTGCAATGCG GATTGTACGGGATTCCCTTAGTCCTTGTTGTATTTGCTTTGCAAATTTACACAGCCGTTCTTCTTGGAAAATCATGGACAATTGCAACTACTTTAGATCCACAGATTTCACGAAAAAATCG GCATCCTCTTGCTGCAGTGACCGAATTAACATTGGGTCCTCGGGCAAGGACCTTGGTCACTATAATCCTGGATCTTGCAGTATTTGGTTGCAGCATACCTAATTTACTGGTTG CTTCACAGAATTTGCAGTTATTTGGATTGAAAGTATCGAGCCAACGATTTGATTTATCTTTTTGTTACTGGCTTTTAATTGTGGGTCTTCTATTATGTCCAATTATGTGGCTGGGTAGTCCACGCGATATGAA GATATTGGcttcattttcttctacaATGGTCATACTAACAGCAGTATTAATCTGGTGGTGTATAATTACCGATGACCGTGAACTGAATACCACACCGATACCCGTTTCTCCTACCTGGGACAAATTAATTTCTGG ATACGGCATGCTGGCATTTCAATTTGACGTTCATCCGACCTTGATGACAGTGCAAGTAGACATGCGTCGTCCGCAGGATATCAATAAAGCAGTTATAATTTCCTTCTTAG TTAGCGGTTCGTTATTTGTCGTTACCACTAGCTTGGCCATTTGGAAGTATGGAGGCAGTACAGCAGCTAATGTTCTTCAAATGGTACCAGGAAATATCATGATGAGTGCTGCTATTCTATTCGCTGCTGTTCAACTTTGTTTATCAAGTGCTCTTGGTCATTCGGCTCTTTTTCAGGATCTGGAAGATCAATGCAACATTCAGAGAA CTTTCGGATGGAAGAGATGTGCCATACGATCAGCTGTTGTATTCCTTGGAGTGGCTGTTGGGGAATCTGTGCCAAGATTTGATATTGTGATGGCTCTAATCGGAGGATCCTTAACTGGTCCGTTAGTTTTTGTACTCCCTCCATTAATGTACTCTAAAGCTATTGCTTTAAAAATAAGGTCTATGAGACCTTTGACCCCTGAAATATATTCAAATTCTGAAAGACGTCGAGGCAACGAAGGTATGTCAACCGATCCGAGAATTCATTCAAGATCAATTTACTATGGTGTTCTAGGCGTACCTAACGCTGAGTATCATCGATAttcgtatttttattatgACGATTTGGAAGAAGAATTTGAAGAAATCGTAGATTACGACGATACTCTAAGCAGTGCAAAGACCAGCGAAGAGTTTTTAATGACCAGAAGAAGTAATAATGATCATGAACCGATATTTATAGATGCTAATCGACCATTTAAAGTCTGCAGAAGAACAACAGTTTCTGAAGAATCAGTTCCAAGAGTAAAAATGAATTGCAATTTTCGAAGATGGAATCAGTGGTTCAGTTATTTAGTTGTATTATTCGGTATCGTTGTTACAATTTCTTCCACATATATTAACGTTAAAAATACTATTCGTTACGTACAATTCACACCGCCGTGCATCGTGAACGTCTCCGTAGTGCAAAATTCTGTATAA
- the LOC114877175 gene encoding probable pyruvate dehydrogenase E1 component subunit alpha, mitochondrial isoform X2, translated as MIPNCIRNIGAQTSKRNVVSYFFNKKNNYATEASFDTKPFRLHKLDSGPSTHVTVTRDEALDLYRKLHTIRRMETAAGNLYKEKIVRGFCHLYSGQEACAVGIKAALRSQDAVITAYRAHGWTYLMGIEPFGVLAELTGRKSGNAKGKGGSMHMYCKNFYGGNGIVGAQVPLGVGIAFAQKYMNNGGVCVALYGDGAANQGQVFEVYNMAKLWDVPCIFVCENNGYGMGTSVDRASASTDYHTRGDYIPGIWVDGMDVLAVREATRFAVDFCTSGKGPIILEAVTYRYSGHSMSDPGTSYRTREEVQEVRQTRDPITGFKERILNSNLITQEEIKTMENEIRKMVDDAVKAAKADSEIPANELTADIYANCVEKEIRNITPFNPLSHTRLGPAVNA; from the exons atgattCCGAACTGCATCAGAAATATAGGCGCGCAAACCTCAAAGCGAAAC GTGGTATCTTATTTcttcaacaaaaaaaataattatgcCACAGAGGCTTCATTTGATACAAAACCTTTTCGATTACACAAACTGGACAGTGGGCCATCCACTCATGTTACTGTCACCAGAGATGAAGCTCTAGATCTGTATAGAAAATTACATACAATTCGTCGTATGGAAACAGCAGCAGGAAATTTgtacaaagaaaaaattgttagAGGTTTCTGTCATTTGTATTCAGGCCAG GAAGCTTGTGCTGTTGGTATAAAGGCAGCTCTTCGGTCACAAGATGCTGTCATCACAGCCTACCGAGCTCATGGATGGACTTACTTAATGGGAATAGAACCATTTGGTGTATTAGCTGAATTGACCGGTAGAAAAAGTGGCAATGCAAAGGGTAAAGGTGGATCTATGCACATGTATTGTAAAAACTTTTATGGTGGAAATGGCATTGTCGGTGCTCAA GTGCCATTAGGAGTTGGAATTGCCTTTGCTCAAAAATACATGAACAATGGAGGAGTGTGTGTAGCACTTTATGGAGATGGTGCAGCTAATCAAGGACAAGTATTTGAAGTATATAATATGGCCAAATTGTGGGATGTTCCTTGTATTTTTGTTTGTGAAAACAATGGATATGGTATGGGTACTAGCGTTGATCGTGCTTCCGCAAGTACAGACTATCATACAAGAGGAGACTACATTCCTGGAATTTGG gTGGATGGTATGGATGTACTGGCAGTTAGGGAAGCTACAAGATTTGCTGTAGATTTTTGTACATCTGGCAAAGGTCCTATTATCTTGGAAGCTGTAACTTACAGATATAGTGGACACAGTATGTCAGATCCTGGAACAAGTTATCGTACAAGAGAAGAAGTTCAAGAAGTAAGACAGACCAGAGATCCTATCACTGGTTTCAAAGAACGAATACTGAATTCTAATCTTATTACCCAAGAAGAAATAAAG ACgatggaaaatgaaataagaaaaatggtCGATGACGCTGTGAAAGCCGCGAAAGCAGATTCTGAAATTCCAGCGAACGAACTTACTGCCGATATTTATGCCAATTgtgtagaaaaagaaattcgtaACATAACTCCATTTAATCCTCTGTCACACACGAGGCTAGGTCCAGCTGTTAATGCCTAA